One window of the Camelus dromedarius isolate mCamDro1 chromosome 15, mCamDro1.pat, whole genome shotgun sequence genome contains the following:
- the CPSF3 gene encoding cleavage and polyadenylation specificity factor subunit 3 isoform X2 — MSAIPAEESDQLLIRPLGAGQEVGRSCIILEFKGRKIMLDCGIHPGLEGMDALPYIDLIDPAEIDLLLISHFHLDHCGALPWFLQKTSFKGRTFMTHATKAIYRWLLSDYVKVSNISADDMLYTETDLEESMDKIETINFHEVKEVAGIKFWCYHAGHVLGAAMFMIEIAGVKLLYTGDFSRQEDRHLMAAEIPNIKPDILIIESTYGTHIHEKREEREARFCNTVHDIVNRGGRGLIPVFALGRAQELLLILDEYWQNHPELHDIPIYYASSLAKKCMAVYQTYVNAMNDKIRKQININNPFVFKHISNLKSMDHFDDIGPSVVMASPGMMQSGLSRELFESWCTDKRNGVIIAGYCVEGTLAKHIMSEPEEITTMSGQKLPLKMSVDYISFSAHTDYQQTSEFIRALKPPHVILVHGEQNEMARLKAALIREYEDNDEVHIEVHNPRNTEAVTLNFRGEKLAKVMGFLADKKPEQGQRVSGILVKRNFNYHILSPCDLSNYTDLAMSTVKQTQAIPYTGPFNLLYYQLQKLTGDVEELEIQEKPALKVFKNITVIQEPGMVVLEWLANPSNDMYADTVTTVILEVQSNPKIRKGAVQKVSKKLEMHVYSKRLEIMLQDIFGEDCVSVKDGSILSVTVDGKTANINLETRTVECEEGSEDDESLREMVELAAQRLYEALTPVH, encoded by the exons ATGTCTGCGATTCCTGCGGAGGAGAGTGACCAGCTGCTGATCCGACCCCT TGGAGCTGGACAAGAAGTAGGAAGATCATGTATTATTCTGgagttcaaaggaagaaaaataatg CTGGACTGTGGGATCCACCCTGGCCTAGAAGGAATGGATGCTCTTCCTTATATTGATTTAATTGACCCAGCTGAGATTGATCTCCTACTAATTAGTCa tttccatTTGGATCACTGTGGAGCTTTGCCCTGGTTTCTACAGAAGACAAGTTTCAAGGGAAGAACATTTATGACTCATGCCACAAAAGCTATTTATAGATGGCTTCTTTCAGATTATGTCAAAGTTAG taatATATCAGCAGACGACATGCTGTATACTGAGACAGATTTGGAAGAGAGCATGGATAAAATTGAGACCATCAACTTTCATGAAGTGAAGGAAGTTGCAGGAATCAAGTTCTGGTGTTACCACGCCGGCCACGTCCTGGGAGCGGCCATGTTCATGATTGAGATCGCAGGTGTAAAG CTTTTGTACACTGGTGATTTCTCAAGACAAGAAGATAGACACTTAATGGCTGCTGAAATTCCTAATATTAAACCTGATATTCTTATCATT GAGTCTACCTATGGGACCCACATCCACGAGAAGCGGGAAGAGCGAGAGGCCAGATTCTGTAACACTGTTCACGATATTGTAAACAGAGGGGGCAGAGGTCTCATTCCTGTCTTTGCTCTTGGAAGGGCTCAGGAGCTTCTCTTGATTCTAG ATGAGTACTGGCAGAACCACCCAGAACTCCATGATATCCCAATATACTACGCATCGTCTTTGGCCAAGAAGTGCATGGCGGTGTACCAGACATACGTGAACGCCATGAATGACAAAATCCGCAAACAGATCAACATCAACAACCCCTTTGTTTTCAAACACATTAGTAACCTTAAG AGCATGGATCATTTTGACGACATTGGCCCCAGCGTTGTAATGGCCTCCCCAGGCATGATGCAAAGTGGCTTATCCAGGGAGCTCTTTGAAAGCTGGTGTACTGATAAGAGGAACGGCGTCATTATAGCCGGGTACTGTGTGGAAGGCACACTCGCCAAG catATCATGTCTGAACCTGAAGAAATCACTACCATGTCTGGACAGAAGCTACCACTGAAAATGTCTGTTGATTACATTTCATTCTCTGCTCACACGGATTACCAGCAAACCAGTGAATTTATTCGTGCTCTGAAACCACCTCACGTG ATTTTAGTCCATGGAGAACAGAACGAAATGGCCAGATTGAAAGCAGCCCTGATTCGAGAATATGAAGATAATGATGAAGTTCACATAGAGGTTCATAATCCTCGGAATACAGAAGCAGTGACCTTGAACTTCAGGGGAGAGAAACTAGCCAAG gtCATGGGCTTTTTAGCAGACAAAAAACCAGAACAAGGCCAGCGGGTCTCAGGAATACTTgtcaaaagaaactttaattATCACATACTTTCTCCTTGTGACCTCTCTA ATTATACTGACTTGGCCATGAGCACTGTAAAACAGACCCAAGCCATTCCATATACGGGGCCTTTTAATTTGCTCTATTACCAGCTGCAGAAATTGACAG gtgatgTAGAAGAATTAGAAATTCAGGAAAAACCTGCTTTGAAAGTGTTCAAAAATATTACTGTAATCCAAGAACCAGGAATGGTGGTATTAGAA TGGTTGGCAAACCCTTCCAATGATATGTATGCAGATACAGTAACAACCGTGATACTAGAAGTTCAGTCCAACCCGAAAATAAGGAAAG gtgcAGTACAGAAGGTttctaaaaaattagaaatgcacGTTTATAGCAAGAGGTTGGAGATCATGCTCCA
- the CPSF3 gene encoding cleavage and polyadenylation specificity factor subunit 3 isoform X1, whose protein sequence is MVGFLSRPDASTPRQPALGPQLRARPLRLKGGAGQEVGRSCIILEFKGRKIMLDCGIHPGLEGMDALPYIDLIDPAEIDLLLISHFHLDHCGALPWFLQKTSFKGRTFMTHATKAIYRWLLSDYVKVSNISADDMLYTETDLEESMDKIETINFHEVKEVAGIKFWCYHAGHVLGAAMFMIEIAGVKLLYTGDFSRQEDRHLMAAEIPNIKPDILIIESTYGTHIHEKREEREARFCNTVHDIVNRGGRGLIPVFALGRAQELLLILDEYWQNHPELHDIPIYYASSLAKKCMAVYQTYVNAMNDKIRKQININNPFVFKHISNLKSMDHFDDIGPSVVMASPGMMQSGLSRELFESWCTDKRNGVIIAGYCVEGTLAKHIMSEPEEITTMSGQKLPLKMSVDYISFSAHTDYQQTSEFIRALKPPHVILVHGEQNEMARLKAALIREYEDNDEVHIEVHNPRNTEAVTLNFRGEKLAKVMGFLADKKPEQGQRVSGILVKRNFNYHILSPCDLSNYTDLAMSTVKQTQAIPYTGPFNLLYYQLQKLTGDVEELEIQEKPALKVFKNITVIQEPGMVVLEWLANPSNDMYADTVTTVILEVQSNPKIRKGAVQKVSKKLEMHVYSKRLEIMLQDIFGEDCVSVKDGSILSVTVDGKTANINLETRTVECEEGSEDDESLREMVELAAQRLYEALTPVH, encoded by the exons ATGGTTGGCTTCCTCAGTCGCCCCGACGCCAGCACGCCTCGGCAGCCTGCCCTGGGTCCGCAGTTGCGGGCCAGGCCTCTCCGGCTGAAGGG TGGAGCTGGACAAGAAGTAGGAAGATCATGTATTATTCTGgagttcaaaggaagaaaaataatg CTGGACTGTGGGATCCACCCTGGCCTAGAAGGAATGGATGCTCTTCCTTATATTGATTTAATTGACCCAGCTGAGATTGATCTCCTACTAATTAGTCa tttccatTTGGATCACTGTGGAGCTTTGCCCTGGTTTCTACAGAAGACAAGTTTCAAGGGAAGAACATTTATGACTCATGCCACAAAAGCTATTTATAGATGGCTTCTTTCAGATTATGTCAAAGTTAG taatATATCAGCAGACGACATGCTGTATACTGAGACAGATTTGGAAGAGAGCATGGATAAAATTGAGACCATCAACTTTCATGAAGTGAAGGAAGTTGCAGGAATCAAGTTCTGGTGTTACCACGCCGGCCACGTCCTGGGAGCGGCCATGTTCATGATTGAGATCGCAGGTGTAAAG CTTTTGTACACTGGTGATTTCTCAAGACAAGAAGATAGACACTTAATGGCTGCTGAAATTCCTAATATTAAACCTGATATTCTTATCATT GAGTCTACCTATGGGACCCACATCCACGAGAAGCGGGAAGAGCGAGAGGCCAGATTCTGTAACACTGTTCACGATATTGTAAACAGAGGGGGCAGAGGTCTCATTCCTGTCTTTGCTCTTGGAAGGGCTCAGGAGCTTCTCTTGATTCTAG ATGAGTACTGGCAGAACCACCCAGAACTCCATGATATCCCAATATACTACGCATCGTCTTTGGCCAAGAAGTGCATGGCGGTGTACCAGACATACGTGAACGCCATGAATGACAAAATCCGCAAACAGATCAACATCAACAACCCCTTTGTTTTCAAACACATTAGTAACCTTAAG AGCATGGATCATTTTGACGACATTGGCCCCAGCGTTGTAATGGCCTCCCCAGGCATGATGCAAAGTGGCTTATCCAGGGAGCTCTTTGAAAGCTGGTGTACTGATAAGAGGAACGGCGTCATTATAGCCGGGTACTGTGTGGAAGGCACACTCGCCAAG catATCATGTCTGAACCTGAAGAAATCACTACCATGTCTGGACAGAAGCTACCACTGAAAATGTCTGTTGATTACATTTCATTCTCTGCTCACACGGATTACCAGCAAACCAGTGAATTTATTCGTGCTCTGAAACCACCTCACGTG ATTTTAGTCCATGGAGAACAGAACGAAATGGCCAGATTGAAAGCAGCCCTGATTCGAGAATATGAAGATAATGATGAAGTTCACATAGAGGTTCATAATCCTCGGAATACAGAAGCAGTGACCTTGAACTTCAGGGGAGAGAAACTAGCCAAG gtCATGGGCTTTTTAGCAGACAAAAAACCAGAACAAGGCCAGCGGGTCTCAGGAATACTTgtcaaaagaaactttaattATCACATACTTTCTCCTTGTGACCTCTCTA ATTATACTGACTTGGCCATGAGCACTGTAAAACAGACCCAAGCCATTCCATATACGGGGCCTTTTAATTTGCTCTATTACCAGCTGCAGAAATTGACAG gtgatgTAGAAGAATTAGAAATTCAGGAAAAACCTGCTTTGAAAGTGTTCAAAAATATTACTGTAATCCAAGAACCAGGAATGGTGGTATTAGAA TGGTTGGCAAACCCTTCCAATGATATGTATGCAGATACAGTAACAACCGTGATACTAGAAGTTCAGTCCAACCCGAAAATAAGGAAAG gtgcAGTACAGAAGGTttctaaaaaattagaaatgcacGTTTATAGCAAGAGGTTGGAGATCATGCTCCA